The proteins below come from a single Asanoa ferruginea genomic window:
- a CDS encoding BadF/BadG/BcrA/BcrD ATPase family protein: MTDALVIGGDCGGTSTRVVVTTLDGAVVGRGNGGPGNPVARPPEEAAAALVGAVGEALGDLDPRRVAGVVVGVAGYSRLDTPSGAAVYAAAWRTTGVPAPLRTVGDAVVAYAAGGHDTPSGSVLIAGTGAIACEIVDWTVGRRVDGLGWLLGDEGSGFWFGLEAARHTARALHAGTGDDLTSAVHAAVGGVGPGGFVSAFYALARDKMAALAPLLFDAARAGDPAAAAIVADGADRLAGTLLTLGPGDGPVVLAGGLLTGVPELRAAVQARLRAAIGREGELSGDAALAAARLAALTLRA; the protein is encoded by the coding sequence GTGACGGACGCGTTGGTGATCGGCGGTGACTGCGGCGGCACCAGCACCCGGGTCGTGGTGACCACACTCGACGGTGCGGTGGTCGGGCGGGGCAACGGCGGTCCCGGCAACCCGGTGGCGCGCCCGCCGGAAGAGGCCGCGGCCGCGCTGGTCGGCGCCGTCGGCGAGGCGCTCGGAGACCTCGACCCGCGCCGGGTGGCCGGGGTGGTGGTCGGCGTGGCCGGCTACAGCCGACTCGACACGCCTTCGGGTGCGGCGGTCTATGCGGCGGCCTGGCGGACCACGGGCGTGCCGGCGCCGCTGCGCACGGTCGGCGACGCGGTGGTGGCCTACGCCGCGGGCGGTCATGACACACCGTCGGGCTCGGTGCTGATCGCGGGCACGGGCGCCATCGCGTGCGAGATCGTCGACTGGACGGTCGGGCGGCGGGTCGACGGTCTTGGCTGGCTGCTGGGCGACGAGGGGTCGGGCTTCTGGTTCGGTCTCGAGGCGGCCAGGCACACCGCGCGGGCGCTGCACGCCGGCACCGGCGACGACCTGACGTCGGCGGTGCACGCCGCCGTTGGCGGGGTGGGGCCGGGCGGGTTCGTGAGCGCGTTCTACGCGCTGGCCCGCGACAAGATGGCCGCGCTCGCGCCGCTCCTCTTCGACGCCGCCCGGGCCGGCGATCCCGCGGCGGCTGCGATCGTCGCCGACGGCGCCGATCGACTGGCCGGCACGCTGCTCACCCTCGGCCCGGGTGATGGGCCGGTGGTCCTGGCCGGCGGCCTGCTCACCGGCGTCCCCGAGTTGCGCGCGGCGGTCCAGGCCCGGCTGCGGGCCGCGATCGGCCGCGAGGGCGAGCTGTCGGGCGACGCCGCGCTGGCTGCCGCCCGGCTGGCGGCGCTCACCCTTCGGGCCTGA
- a CDS encoding MurR/RpiR family transcriptional regulator, translated as MAETGLLGRVRTELPTLPDALQRVAEQILGEPEETARTTIVDLAERAGTSTATITRFCRFFGYRGYAELRVAVATETGRAAQARWDTDIDHDITPDAPLERVLDVVASADARAIQDTAGRVDLAAVERVSAAVATAQRVELFGLGSSGNAAREMAFRLERIRVPCWHRSDPHTALTNAALLNEGDVAIGISHSGRTREVIEVLSEAADHGALTVAITSFPRSPLAEVADVVMTTAVQETTFRLAALSALHSQLLVLDLIYVAVAQRTYERTTEAFEVTARAVDAHRLPSKRTRTPEGS; from the coding sequence ATGGCCGAGACCGGGCTGCTGGGCCGGGTGCGCACGGAACTGCCGACGCTCCCTGACGCACTCCAACGGGTCGCCGAGCAGATCCTCGGCGAGCCCGAGGAGACCGCGCGCACGACGATCGTCGACCTCGCCGAGCGCGCCGGCACGTCGACCGCGACCATCACCCGGTTCTGCCGGTTCTTCGGCTACCGCGGCTATGCCGAGTTGCGGGTGGCCGTGGCCACCGAGACCGGCCGCGCCGCACAGGCCCGCTGGGACACCGACATCGACCATGACATCACCCCCGACGCGCCGCTGGAGCGGGTGCTCGACGTGGTCGCCAGCGCCGACGCCCGGGCCATCCAGGACACCGCCGGCCGGGTCGATCTGGCCGCGGTCGAGCGGGTGTCGGCCGCGGTCGCGACCGCACAGCGGGTCGAGCTGTTCGGCCTGGGCAGTTCCGGCAACGCGGCCCGGGAGATGGCGTTCCGGCTCGAGCGGATCCGGGTGCCCTGCTGGCACCGCTCCGACCCGCACACCGCGCTGACCAACGCCGCGCTCCTCAACGAAGGCGACGTCGCCATCGGGATATCCCACAGTGGCCGGACCCGCGAGGTGATCGAGGTGCTCAGCGAGGCGGCCGACCACGGCGCGCTCACCGTCGCGATCACCTCGTTCCCGCGCTCGCCGCTGGCCGAGGTCGCCGACGTGGTGATGACCACCGCCGTGCAGGAGACCACGTTCCGGCTGGCCGCGCTCTCCGCGCTGCACAGCCAGCTCCTCGTGCTCGACCTGATCTACGTCGCCGTGGCCCAACGCACCTACGAGCGCACCACCGAGGCGTTCGAGGTGACCGCCCGCGCGGTCGACGCGCACCGCCTGCCCAGCAAACGCACGAGAACCCCGGAGGGATCATGA
- the ngcE gene encoding N-acetylglucosamine/diacetylchitobiose ABC transporter substrate-binding protein — translation MNLSSQLRRYPSRRTVLGAAVAGAALPILGGCVTGGGDETTEAASGAKTTDNPLGVPDKTPLEVVIFKGGYGDDYAINAEALYKQRHPGATVDHKGIQKVGEALQPRFVADTPPDVVDNTGAGRLDLATLVGAGKLTDLAELLDAPALDDPAKKVRDTLLPGVVDDGTFDGKVQALNFTYTVWGLWYSKPLFDKHGWTFPTTWDAMLALCEQIKKAGVAPWTYQGKYPEYLNDPLLAMAAKAGGPDLVKGVDNLEPGAWKQAPLVDAATAIAELAGKGYILSGSEALSHTEAQAAWSQSQVAIIPCGSWLEAEQKGVTPAGFDMVMAPTPALTSGDKLPQTALQAASSESFIVPAKAKNARGGLDFLRILFSTTAAKRFAELNSTMPSVAGALEGLTLSSGLGSVKTAVDAAGANTFTYRFRTWYAPLAKAVDDATGELATRRITPAQWSTRVQKAADAVAADSATKKYQR, via the coding sequence ATGAACCTCTCTTCCCAGCTCAGACGTTACCCCAGCCGGCGAACGGTGCTCGGTGCGGCGGTGGCCGGCGCGGCCCTGCCGATCCTGGGCGGCTGTGTCACCGGCGGCGGCGACGAGACGACCGAGGCGGCCTCGGGCGCGAAGACCACCGACAACCCGCTCGGCGTGCCCGACAAGACCCCACTCGAGGTGGTCATCTTCAAGGGCGGCTACGGCGACGACTACGCGATCAACGCCGAGGCGCTCTACAAGCAGCGGCACCCCGGCGCCACCGTCGACCACAAGGGCATCCAGAAGGTCGGCGAGGCGTTGCAGCCCCGGTTCGTCGCCGACACCCCACCCGACGTGGTCGACAACACCGGCGCCGGCCGGCTCGACCTGGCCACCCTCGTCGGCGCCGGCAAGCTGACCGACCTGGCCGAGCTGCTCGACGCGCCGGCGCTCGACGACCCGGCGAAGAAGGTCCGCGACACGCTGCTGCCCGGCGTGGTCGACGACGGCACCTTCGACGGCAAGGTGCAGGCGCTCAACTTCACGTACACCGTGTGGGGTCTCTGGTATTCCAAGCCTTTGTTCGACAAGCACGGCTGGACCTTCCCGACCACCTGGGACGCGATGCTGGCGCTGTGCGAGCAGATCAAGAAGGCCGGCGTCGCGCCGTGGACCTACCAGGGCAAATATCCGGAATACCTCAACGACCCGCTGCTCGCCATGGCCGCCAAGGCCGGCGGTCCCGACCTGGTCAAGGGCGTCGACAACCTCGAACCCGGCGCGTGGAAGCAGGCGCCGCTGGTCGACGCCGCCACCGCGATCGCCGAGCTGGCCGGCAAGGGCTACATCCTGTCCGGCAGCGAGGCGCTGTCGCACACCGAGGCGCAGGCCGCCTGGTCGCAGAGCCAGGTCGCGATCATCCCTTGTGGATCGTGGCTGGAGGCCGAGCAGAAGGGCGTCACGCCGGCCGGCTTCGACATGGTGATGGCACCGACCCCGGCGCTGACGAGTGGCGACAAGCTGCCGCAGACCGCGTTGCAGGCGGCCAGCAGCGAGTCGTTCATCGTGCCGGCCAAGGCCAAGAACGCCCGCGGCGGCCTCGACTTCCTGCGGATCCTGTTCTCCACCACCGCCGCCAAGCGGTTCGCCGAGCTCAACAGCACGATGCCGAGCGTGGCCGGCGCGCTGGAGGGGCTGACCCTGAGCAGCGGCCTCGGCTCGGTGAAGACGGCGGTCGACGCGGCCGGCGCCAACACCTTCACCTACCGGTTCCGCACCTGGTATGCGCCGCTGGCCAAAGCCGTCGACGACGCCACCGGCGAACTCGCGACCCGGCGGATCACACCGGCGCAGTGGTCGACCCGGGTGCAGAAGGCGGCCGACGCCGTGGCGGCCGACAGCGCGACCAAGAAATACCAGCGGTAG
- a CDS encoding sugar isomerase domain-containing protein has product MTIGADSYLAAVTAAIDQVARTQSDGVRRAADLITAALRAGGVVQAFGAGHSEALAMEIAGRAGGLVPSNRIALRDLVLFGGADRAVLDDPFLERDPSVAHRLYELAPVKPDDVFVIASNSGVNGVVVELARLVKENGHGLIAVTSLAHSLAVPTKHPSGKRLADLADVVLDNGAPYGDAALPLGQEGAAVGAISSVTGAVLAQQLVCEVVARIVESGETPPIYISYNVPGGDDHNRELEARYAGRIRRTA; this is encoded by the coding sequence ATGACGATCGGCGCGGACAGCTATCTCGCGGCCGTCACGGCCGCGATCGATCAGGTCGCCAGGACCCAGAGCGACGGTGTACGCCGCGCCGCCGACCTGATCACCGCGGCGCTGCGCGCCGGTGGCGTGGTGCAGGCGTTCGGCGCCGGCCACTCCGAGGCGCTCGCCATGGAGATCGCCGGCCGGGCCGGCGGTCTGGTGCCGAGCAACCGCATCGCGCTGCGCGACCTGGTGCTGTTCGGCGGCGCCGACCGGGCGGTGCTCGACGACCCGTTCCTGGAACGCGACCCGTCGGTGGCCCATCGGCTCTACGAGCTCGCACCGGTCAAGCCCGACGACGTGTTCGTGATCGCGTCGAACTCCGGCGTCAACGGCGTCGTGGTCGAGTTGGCCCGGCTCGTCAAGGAAAACGGGCACGGCCTGATCGCCGTCACGTCGCTGGCACACAGCCTCGCTGTGCCCACCAAACACCCGTCCGGCAAACGCCTGGCCGACCTGGCCGACGTGGTGCTCGACAACGGCGCGCCCTACGGCGACGCGGCCCTGCCCCTCGGTCAGGAAGGCGCCGCGGTCGGCGCGATCTCGTCGGTCACCGGTGCGGTGCTCGCACAGCAACTGGTGTGCGAGGTGGTCGCCCGGATCGTCGAGAGCGGCGAGACGCCACCGATCTATATCTCCTACAACGTGCCAGGCGGCGACGACCACAACCGAGAGCTTGAAGCGCGGTACGCCGGGCGCATCCGGCGTACCGCCTAA